The following proteins are encoded in a genomic region of Reichenbachiella sp.:
- a CDS encoding M20/M25/M40 family metallo-hydrolase, with translation MKLLKTLCEIFAPSGNESAMTEFLIGYVNQNKDHWKTQPELIYGEEFQDCLVLKFGKPRTAIFAHIDSIGFTVRYENQLIPIGGPETEDGYTLVGHDVMGPIECKLKVEDRDLFYDFGRGIESGTDLVFKSDFRETDEYVQSCYMDNRLGVFNALKVAETLEDGLIIFSCWEEHGGGTVPFLCKWMYENYQIRQALVSDITWVTEGVTHGNGVAISLRDMSIPRREYVDKIIALAETSGVNYQIEVERSGGSDGREIQQSPYPIDWCFVGAPEDHVHSPGEIVHKSDIEAMINLYKYLMKHL, from the coding sequence ATCAAATTACTAAAGACACTTTGTGAGATTTTTGCCCCTTCGGGCAATGAGTCCGCCATGACGGAATTTCTTATTGGCTATGTCAATCAAAATAAGGACCATTGGAAAACTCAACCCGAACTCATCTATGGTGAAGAGTTTCAGGATTGTTTGGTTCTTAAGTTTGGTAAACCACGTACTGCCATTTTCGCTCACATAGATTCCATTGGTTTTACAGTACGCTATGAAAATCAACTAATACCAATAGGCGGACCTGAGACCGAGGATGGTTACACCCTAGTAGGGCATGATGTCATGGGGCCAATCGAATGCAAACTGAAAGTAGAAGACCGAGATTTGTTCTACGATTTTGGCCGTGGGATCGAATCTGGCACTGATCTGGTATTCAAATCTGACTTCCGTGAAACTGACGAATATGTGCAATCCTGTTATATGGATAATCGTTTGGGTGTATTCAACGCGCTAAAAGTAGCGGAAACACTCGAAGATGGTCTTATCATATTTTCTTGTTGGGAAGAGCACGGTGGAGGTACGGTTCCATTTCTATGCAAATGGATGTATGAAAATTACCAAATCAGGCAAGCACTAGTTTCTGATATCACTTGGGTCACGGAAGGAGTAACTCATGGAAATGGAGTAGCGATTTCATTGCGAGACATGAGTATTCCGAGAAGAGAGTATGTAGATAAAATTATTGCATTAGCCGAAACTTCTGGGGTCAATTACCAAATTGAAGTCGAACGAAGTGGAGGCAGCGATGGACGCGAAATTCAGCAATCGCCTTACCCGATTGATTGGTGCTTTGTAGGTGCTCCAGAAGATCATGTACATTCGCCAGGTGAAATTGTCCACAAAAGTGACATTGAAGCCATGATCAATCTATATAAATATTTAATGAAACACTTATGA
- the hpt gene encoding hypoxanthine phosphoribosyltransferase, with amino-acid sequence MIQVGDKKFEEYLTADQIQDCVKQLAHQIDIDYQGKGLLILGILNGAFLFMADLVKYMTSDPEISFLKFASYEGTSSTGKVNELIGLNEDLTGKHILIVEDIVDSGNTLAHILEILSDKKAASIHTATLFFKPEAYQQSIELQYVGKEIPNLFVVGYGMDYLGKGRNLTGLYQLKP; translated from the coding sequence ATGATCCAAGTAGGAGACAAAAAATTCGAAGAGTACCTTACGGCTGATCAAATTCAGGATTGTGTCAAACAGCTCGCACATCAAATTGATATCGATTATCAAGGAAAGGGCCTGCTGATTCTTGGCATATTGAATGGTGCATTTCTATTCATGGCTGATCTGGTGAAGTATATGACTTCAGATCCAGAAATTAGTTTTTTGAAATTCGCTTCCTACGAAGGCACTTCGTCCACAGGAAAAGTCAATGAATTAATCGGCCTCAATGAAGACCTTACCGGCAAACACATCTTGATAGTAGAAGACATTGTGGATAGCGGGAATACCTTAGCTCATATTTTGGAAATACTCAGTGATAAAAAGGCAGCTTCAATCCATACCGCTACTCTCTTTTTTAAGCCTGAAGCCTACCAACAATCCATCGAACTTCAATATGTTGGGAAGGAAATCCCAAATCTATTCGTGGTAGGCTATGGTATGGACTACTTGGGCAAGGGTAGAAATCTTACCGGATTGTATCAATTGAAGCCTTAA
- a CDS encoding adenylate kinase — translation MLNIVLFGPPGAGKGTQSEKIIEQYKLVHLSTGDLFRKHLGEGTELGKLAQKYMDEGNLVPDEVVIGMVKDKIATTIDPQGFIFDGFPRTVAQAVALEDMLNDFDTSISGMIALDVPDEELKTRLLERGKTSGRADDQDEAKIDNRIQVYKNETLPVAEFYEKQGKYNKIHGVGAIEEIYLAIRRVMDGL, via the coding sequence ATGCTAAACATCGTATTATTCGGCCCTCCCGGTGCTGGCAAAGGCACACAGAGTGAAAAAATAATAGAGCAATACAAATTGGTTCACCTTTCTACAGGTGATTTATTTAGAAAGCACTTAGGAGAAGGCACTGAACTAGGCAAGCTAGCTCAGAAATACATGGATGAAGGAAATCTGGTTCCTGATGAAGTAGTCATCGGAATGGTAAAAGACAAAATTGCCACCACCATCGATCCTCAAGGGTTCATTTTCGATGGATTCCCAAGAACAGTTGCTCAAGCAGTTGCACTTGAAGATATGCTCAATGATTTTGATACTTCTATCAGTGGTATGATTGCACTTGATGTGCCAGATGAAGAGCTAAAAACTAGATTACTCGAAAGAGGTAAAACTTCTGGAAGAGCGGACGATCAGGACGAGGCTAAAATCGATAACCGTATTCAGGTATACAAAAACGAAACGTTGCCAGTCGCTGAATTTTATGAGAAACAGGGCAAATACAACAAAATTCATGGTGTAGGAGCTATCGAAGAAATCTACTTGGCCATTCGCCGAGTGATGGATGGGCTCTAA